The following are from one region of the Mixophyes fleayi isolate aMixFle1 chromosome 7, aMixFle1.hap1, whole genome shotgun sequence genome:
- the GCA gene encoding grancalcin yields MAYPGYGGFGNMNPQMQMMGQAMAQNVHGGYFGQSQYAASDPMWGYFTAVAGQDGEVDAEELQRCLTQAGVNGSYTPFSLETCRVMIAMLDVDHTGKMGFNEFKELWGALSAWKQNFSAFDQDRSGTVEPLEMSQAIMSMGYRLNPQTLSAVIKRYCKNGRIFFDDYVACCVKLRALTDAFRRRDGMQQGYVNFVYDDFLQCTMSI; encoded by the exons ATGGCGTACCCCGGATACGGAGGC TTTGGAAACATGAACCCCCAGATGCAAATGATGGGACAGGCCATGGCACAGAATGTACATGGTGGCTACTTTGGACAAAGTCAGTATGCTGCAAGTGATCCAATGTGGGGGTACTTCACAGCTGTGGCTGGTCAG gATGGTGAAGTAGATGCTGAAGAACTACAGAGATGTTTAACACAGGCTGGAGTCAATGGGTCCTATACTC CTTTCAGCCTGGAAACGTGCCGTGTTATGATTGCCATGTTGGAT GTGGATCATACTGGCAAAATGGGGTTCAATGAATTCAAAGAACTATGGGGAGCATTGAGCGCTTGGAAACAGAACTTCTCTGCATTTGATCAAGACAGAAGTGGAACAGTGGAGCCTCTCGAGATGAGCCAGGCCATCATGTCAATGG GTTACAGATTAAATCCACAGACTCTGAGTGCAGTAATAAAGCGTTACTGTAAGAACGGCAGGATATTCTTTGACGACTATGTTGCCTGCTGTGTGAAGCTCCGTGCTTTAACAG ATGCCTTTCGGCGAAGAGATGGCATGCAGCAAGGATATGTCAACTTTGTGTATGATGAT TTCTTGCAGTGCACCATGTCCATCTGA